From a region of the Dickeya poaceiphila genome:
- the yebS gene encoding membrane integrity lipid transport subunit YebS, translating into MKIYNAAPSAGPADLPPTAPRRLQRCPQCDQLFMLPRLKRHQHGHCPRCAARIGSGRDWPISRLAAMAFAMLVLMPFAYTEPLLNIRLLGVSISASLLEGIWQITRQGHPVTASIVAFCTIGAPLTLVFALLYLFFAPRVGMNLRPVLLLFERLKEWVMLDVYLVGLAVASIKVREFSEVLPGNGLLAFLALIALSLLTLIHLNSEQLWQRYYPQRVTNSPQALVCLSCHFTAEPDNLGRCQRCHTPLTRRRPYSLQKSWAALISAVILLLPANLMPISVIYVNGVRREDTIFSGIMSLAAGNIPVALVVFIASILVPFSKVVITSFLLLSIHFRVQYSQMTRMRLLRLMNWIGRWSMLDLFVIALTMSLVNRDQLLAFTMGPAAFYFGAAVILTILSVEWLDSRLIWDND; encoded by the coding sequence ATGAAAATTTATAACGCCGCCCCGTCTGCCGGGCCGGCTGATTTGCCGCCAACCGCGCCGCGCCGCCTGCAACGTTGCCCACAATGCGACCAATTATTTATGTTGCCCCGGCTTAAACGCCATCAACATGGCCATTGTCCGCGCTGCGCGGCGCGCATCGGCAGCGGTCGAGACTGGCCTATTTCCCGACTCGCGGCAATGGCATTTGCCATGCTGGTGCTGATGCCCTTCGCCTATACCGAGCCACTGCTTAATATCCGCTTGCTGGGCGTATCAATCAGTGCCAGTCTGCTGGAAGGCATCTGGCAAATCACGCGTCAGGGACACCCGGTCACCGCCAGCATCGTCGCATTTTGTACTATCGGCGCACCACTGACGCTGGTATTCGCCCTGCTGTATCTGTTTTTCGCCCCCCGTGTCGGCATGAACCTGCGCCCAGTGCTGCTGCTCTTCGAACGCCTGAAAGAGTGGGTCATGCTGGATGTGTATCTGGTCGGTCTGGCGGTCGCATCAATTAAAGTACGTGAATTTTCCGAGGTCCTGCCCGGCAACGGGTTGCTGGCATTTCTGGCGCTGATAGCGCTCAGTCTGTTGACATTGATTCATCTGAATAGCGAGCAACTCTGGCAGCGCTACTATCCACAGCGCGTCACGAACTCGCCGCAGGCGCTGGTCTGCCTGTCCTGCCATTTTACCGCCGAGCCAGATAATCTGGGCCGCTGTCAACGTTGCCATACCCCACTCACGCGGCGGCGTCCTTATAGCTTGCAAAAATCCTGGGCAGCGTTGATTTCCGCCGTCATCTTGCTGCTGCCCGCCAATCTGATGCCGATTTCGGTGATTTACGTCAACGGCGTTCGCCGGGAAGACACGATTTTCTCAGGCATTATGTCACTGGCCGCCGGGAATATTCCCGTGGCGTTGGTGGTTTTCATCGCCAGTATTCTGGTGCCGTTCAGCAAGGTAGTCATCACCTCTTTCCTGTTGCTCAGTATTCATTTTCGGGTGCAATACAGCCAGATGACGCGTATGCGGTTATTACGTCTGATGAACTGGATCGGTCGCTGGTCGATGCTCGACCTGTTCGTCATCGCCCTGACCATGTCGCTGGTTAACCGCGACCAATTGCTTGCCTTTACCATGGGACCCGCGGCGTTCTATTTTGGCGCCGCCGTTATTTTGACCATATTGTCCGTCGAGTGGCTGGATAGCCGACTGATATGGGATAACGATTAA
- a CDS encoding GAF domain-containing protein: MKKEQFYDELVRDLTALIAGEDRFLTILSNSSALLFERLDGVNWAGFYLLDGDTLFLGPFQGRPACVRIPAGKGVCGRAVAENRIQRVGDVHEFPGHIACDAASNAEIVLPLTVDGQLIGVLDIDSTVYHRFDAEDEDGLNAVVAVLCRQLSQSDVLAFINSLTLRQG; encoded by the coding sequence ATGAAAAAAGAACAATTCTACGATGAACTGGTACGTGATCTGACTGCGCTGATTGCCGGTGAAGATCGCTTCCTCACGATTTTATCAAACAGCAGCGCATTACTGTTTGAACGATTGGATGGTGTGAATTGGGCCGGCTTTTATTTGCTGGATGGCGATACGCTGTTTCTGGGGCCGTTTCAAGGGCGCCCGGCTTGCGTGCGTATTCCAGCAGGGAAAGGGGTCTGTGGTCGGGCGGTCGCGGAAAACCGTATCCAACGGGTTGGCGATGTGCATGAGTTTCCCGGTCATATCGCCTGTGATGCCGCCAGTAATGCCGAGATAGTGCTGCCGCTGACGGTCGATGGACAGTTGATTGGCGTACTGGATATCGACAGCACCGTTTATCACCGTTTTGATGCAGAGGATGAAGACGGGCTAAACGCTGTCGTGGCCGTGCTATGCCGCCAATTGTCACAAAGCGACGTGCTGGCTTTCATCAATTCTCTTACGTTGCGACAAGGATAA
- the proQ gene encoding RNA chaperone ProQ encodes MENQPKLNSSKEVIAYLAERFPLCFTLEGEARPLKIGIFQDLVERVSESEHVSKTQLRSALRLYTSSWRYLYGVKLGAQRVDLDGNPCGELEQQHVEHARKQLEEAKARVQAQRAEQQAKKRESGEAEPSRPRPSAGRNAPRRERDAAGTAPRKPRPSSPRSAQTASPSSDKSQPRQPKAARAAQPERQAVTDISSLQIGQEIKVRAGKNAMDATVLEIAKDGVRVQLASGMAMIVRAEHLQF; translated from the coding sequence ATGGAAAATCAACCTAAGTTGAACAGTAGTAAAGAAGTGATCGCCTATCTGGCAGAGCGTTTTCCGCTCTGTTTCACGCTTGAAGGCGAAGCGCGTCCGTTAAAGATTGGTATTTTTCAAGATCTGGTCGAACGCGTGTCCGAATCCGAACACGTCAGCAAGACGCAGTTGCGCTCTGCGCTCCGTCTGTATACGTCGAGCTGGCGCTATCTGTATGGCGTCAAGCTAGGTGCCCAACGTGTCGATCTTGACGGTAATCCCTGTGGTGAGCTTGAGCAGCAGCATGTAGAACATGCGCGCAAGCAACTGGAAGAAGCCAAAGCCCGCGTTCAGGCACAGCGTGCAGAACAGCAGGCGAAGAAGCGTGAGTCCGGTGAGGCTGAGCCATCCCGCCCACGCCCGTCTGCTGGCAGAAATGCCCCGCGCCGTGAGCGCGATGCCGCTGGCACTGCACCACGCAAGCCGCGTCCATCTTCTCCCCGTTCCGCACAGACTGCTTCTCCGTCATCCGATAAATCCCAGCCCCGTCAGCCGAAAGCAGCCCGTGCGGCACAACCGGAACGGCAGGCGGTGACGGATATTTCCAGCCTGCAGATAGGCCAGGAAATCAAAGTCAGGGCTGGTAAAAATGCCATGGATGCCACTGTGCTTGAGATCGCCAAAGATGGAGTCAGGGTACAGCTGGCTTCTGGTATGGCGATGATCGTACGCGCAGAACATTTACAGTTCTGA
- the prc gene encoding carboxy terminal-processing peptidase → MNKFVKAVALTWLLLSGCTLASENITRADQIPQLQPEMQHATVSERVASRFLRSHYRQFMLDAQFSGKIFDRYLNMLDYSHNVLLASDVAQFSGQKGELGDNLKNGKLTLPYAMYNLAQKRRFERYQYALTLLEKPINLNGNDFIDLDRAKAPWPQNVDELNALWDAKVKYDWLSLKLTGKADAEIKETLTKRYQFAIRRLVQANSEDVFQLIMNAFAREIDPHTSYLSPRNTEQFNTEMSLSLEGIGAVLQMDEDYTVINSMVPGGPAAKSKRISVGDRIVGVGQAGKPVVDVIGWRLDDVVALIKGPKGSKVRLEVLPAGKGTKTQTITLTRERIRLEDRAVKMSIKDAGKDKVGVLDIPGFYVGLTDDVKVQLQKLEKEHVSSIIIDLRGNGGGALTEAVSLSGLFIPTGPVVQVRDNNGKVREDSDTDDTIYYKGPLVVLVDRFSASASEIFAAAMQDYGRALIVGEPTFGKGTVQQYRSLNRIYDQMLRPEWPALGSVQYTIQKFYRINGGSTQRKGVTPDIVMPTGNEVVDTGEKFEDNALPWDSIKPASYTVMGDMKPLLPGLLDQHNARIARDPEFQFIQQDVARYQEMKAKRNHVSLNLVQRQKENNEDEATRLQRINDRLKRQGKPLLKTLDDLPKDYQDPDAYLNETVQIAEDLSKQEAKPQ, encoded by the coding sequence ATGAACAAATTTGTTAAAGCAGTCGCGTTAACCTGGCTTTTGCTGTCTGGATGCACGCTTGCCAGTGAGAATATCACTCGTGCGGATCAAATCCCTCAATTGCAGCCGGAAATGCAACATGCCACCGTCAGTGAACGTGTTGCGTCTCGGTTCCTGCGTTCCCACTATCGTCAGTTCATGCTGGATGCGCAGTTTTCCGGCAAGATCTTTGATCGCTACCTCAACATGCTGGATTACAGCCATAACGTGTTGTTGGCTTCCGACGTGGCGCAGTTTTCCGGTCAAAAAGGCGAATTGGGCGATAACCTGAAAAACGGCAAACTTACCCTGCCGTACGCCATGTACAATCTGGCCCAAAAGCGCCGTTTCGAACGCTATCAGTACGCGCTGACGCTGCTGGAAAAGCCTATCAATCTGAACGGAAACGATTTTATTGATCTTGATCGCGCCAAAGCGCCCTGGCCGCAAAATGTTGATGAACTCAACGCGTTGTGGGATGCCAAGGTCAAATATGACTGGCTGAGTCTGAAACTGACCGGCAAGGCCGATGCAGAAATCAAGGAAACGCTGACCAAACGTTATCAGTTTGCCATTCGCCGTCTGGTACAGGCCAACAGCGAAGACGTGTTTCAGTTGATTATGAATGCCTTTGCGCGGGAGATCGATCCGCACACCAGTTATCTGTCGCCACGCAATACTGAACAGTTCAATACCGAGATGAGCCTGTCGCTGGAAGGCATCGGCGCGGTGTTGCAGATGGATGAAGATTACACCGTCATCAACTCCATGGTGCCGGGTGGCCCGGCGGCGAAAAGTAAACGCATTAGTGTTGGTGATCGTATCGTGGGCGTAGGTCAAGCCGGCAAGCCGGTGGTCGATGTGATTGGCTGGCGTCTTGATGATGTGGTGGCGTTGATCAAGGGACCGAAAGGCAGCAAAGTGCGTCTGGAAGTGCTGCCGGCAGGCAAGGGCACTAAAACGCAAACCATCACGCTGACCCGCGAGCGCATCCGACTGGAAGATCGTGCGGTGAAAATGTCTATTAAGGATGCCGGTAAAGACAAAGTCGGGGTGCTGGATATTCCCGGTTTCTATGTTGGGCTGACGGATGACGTGAAAGTTCAGTTGCAAAAACTGGAAAAAGAGCACGTCAGCAGCATCATCATTGACCTGCGTGGCAACGGCGGCGGTGCGCTGACGGAAGCGGTCAGTCTGTCTGGATTGTTCATTCCCACCGGGCCGGTAGTACAGGTGCGCGACAACAACGGTAAAGTGCGCGAAGACAGCGATACTGACGACACCATTTATTACAAAGGTCCACTGGTGGTGCTGGTTGATCGCTTTAGCGCTTCGGCGTCGGAAATTTTCGCGGCAGCGATGCAGGATTATGGCCGTGCGCTGATTGTTGGAGAACCGACCTTCGGCAAGGGTACGGTGCAGCAGTACCGCTCTCTCAACCGCATTTACGATCAGATGTTGCGACCGGAATGGCCTGCATTGGGTTCTGTGCAATACACCATCCAGAAATTCTACCGCATCAACGGCGGCAGCACCCAGCGTAAAGGGGTCACACCCGATATCGTGATGCCAACTGGCAACGAGGTAGTGGATACAGGCGAGAAGTTTGAAGATAACGCTTTGCCGTGGGACAGCATCAAACCCGCCAGTTATACGGTGATGGGTGATATGAAACCGCTGTTGCCAGGACTGCTTGATCAGCATAACGCGCGTATCGCCAGGGACCCGGAATTCCAGTTCATCCAGCAGGATGTGGCCCGTTATCAGGAAATGAAAGCGAAACGTAACCACGTGTCGCTGAATCTGGTTCAGCGCCAGAAAGAAAATAACGAAGATGAGGCCACGCGTCTGCAGCGCATCAATGATCGGTTGAAGCGTCAGGGAAAACCGTTGTTGAAGACGTTGGATGATTTGCCGAAGGATTATCAGGACCCGGATGCGTACCTGAATGAAACCGTCCAGATTGCGGAAGACTTGTCTAAACAGGAAGCGAAACCGCAGTGA
- a CDS encoding DUF481 domain-containing protein gives MTYSKHALSSLSLFITLSAAGISTSHADTIWLTNGDKISGQITLLDSGKLFIKTDYADTMSVTWDKVKTFQTDHGMVIQGQRYEKGVLYPSIKASDSSRAIVAQPASVDGQQVSAGQETLPLSDINSMVVPHRWVEDFSWKGNIDVSLAHKKSSTETDNRDATLSTRLRHGTWRHNLDASYHMTKEDNVESTKNAAGEYALDKFIDEHWFWQGRYEYKRDWVENIKINRSVGTGPGYQFWDNDLGAFAITTLINSQTFIYQNDNQDNFYSGGLKWDYNRFLFGKRTELFTDGEVGRSFDSTTSLYLKAGAGLRFKVTDWSSVSMKVSRNRTESVQGNVNDTLYSLGLGVGW, from the coding sequence ATGACATATTCCAAACACGCACTTTCGTCGCTGAGCTTGTTCATCACCCTCAGTGCCGCAGGCATTTCCACCAGCCATGCGGACACCATCTGGTTAACCAATGGTGATAAGATCAGCGGCCAGATTACGCTGCTGGATAGCGGCAAGTTGTTCATCAAAACCGATTATGCCGACACCATGTCGGTCACCTGGGACAAAGTCAAAACCTTCCAAACCGACCACGGGATGGTGATCCAGGGTCAACGCTACGAAAAAGGCGTACTTTATCCCTCGATCAAAGCCTCTGACAGTTCACGCGCCATCGTTGCCCAACCGGCAAGCGTAGATGGTCAGCAGGTCAGCGCCGGTCAGGAAACGCTGCCGCTGTCTGATATCAATTCGATGGTCGTACCACACCGCTGGGTGGAGGATTTCTCCTGGAAAGGCAATATCGACGTTAGCCTGGCCCACAAGAAAAGCTCCACTGAAACCGACAACCGCGATGCCACGCTGAGTACCCGCCTGCGTCACGGCACCTGGCGTCACAATCTGGATGCCAGCTACCACATGACCAAAGAAGACAATGTGGAAAGCACCAAAAACGCCGCCGGGGAATACGCGCTGGATAAATTCATTGACGAGCACTGGTTCTGGCAGGGTCGCTATGAATACAAACGCGACTGGGTGGAAAACATCAAGATTAACCGTTCTGTCGGTACGGGTCCGGGTTACCAGTTCTGGGATAACGATCTGGGCGCGTTCGCTATTACCACGCTGATAAACTCTCAGACCTTTATTTATCAGAATGACAACCAAGATAACTTCTATTCTGGTGGGCTGAAGTGGGACTACAACCGCTTCCTGTTTGGTAAACGCACCGAATTGTTCACCGATGGTGAAGTGGGCCGTTCGTTTGACAGCACTACGTCTCTCTACTTGAAAGCGGGTGCCGGTCTGCGCTTCAAAGTCACCGACTGGTCATCCGTCAGTATGAAAGTATCCCGCAACCGTACCGAAAGCGTTCAAGGTAACGTCAACGATACGCTGTACTCGCTGGGTCTTGGCGTCGGCTGGTAA
- a CDS encoding acyltransferase family protein, protein MKVRERFIGLEWLRFLLGCYVMVYHTIHVYPLREKIPFLSELTSMGFFATSTFFVLSGFLLTHVYLREGQLREPARHFLARRLFNLYPIHIIGLVSSIVAVSLMHWLAIPPEGQVASARFVIYDNNDPSVAPETLRHYMDNAQLAFNGLLQLFMLQAWNPYFLTFNAPLWSISTLFFFYLLFPMLAPRLSSSRYPHLWLAAVCLLYLLPPIWAVWHQLYGVPYTGLLQRNPLLRLPEFLAGILAYAIFRQYRDGNVPTLSHVQRKAWCVFIGLSFIVATWLFTHGNHYWYFLLHNGLLLPAQVALVCLCAYAREPNSETLKTWATRLGAASLSIFALHVPLFNLFRTLEQLLRGNPLQCFTNWAACIDAAGKVELSMTGYGVFLLTTIALCVVFQEQVVVRMKQSLTERFLARRFQTSHSTA, encoded by the coding sequence ATGAAAGTCAGAGAACGATTTATTGGGCTGGAATGGCTCCGATTTTTGCTTGGGTGTTATGTCATGGTCTACCACACCATACATGTCTACCCGCTGCGTGAAAAAATTCCTTTTCTAAGCGAACTGACCAGCATGGGATTCTTCGCCACCAGTACTTTCTTTGTGTTGTCTGGCTTTCTTCTGACGCATGTCTATCTACGCGAGGGTCAGTTGCGGGAACCCGCCCGGCATTTTCTGGCCAGACGGTTATTTAATTTATACCCAATCCATATCATCGGCCTGGTTTCCTCTATCGTAGCGGTCAGCCTGATGCATTGGCTGGCGATTCCGCCGGAAGGTCAGGTTGCCAGCGCCCGCTTCGTTATCTACGACAATAACGATCCCAGCGTCGCGCCGGAAACCTTGCGCCATTATATGGACAATGCTCAACTGGCCTTTAACGGCTTGCTGCAATTATTCATGCTACAGGCATGGAACCCCTATTTCCTGACTTTCAATGCACCGCTGTGGTCGATTTCAACGCTATTTTTCTTCTATCTGCTGTTCCCGATGTTGGCACCACGGCTGTCATCCAGCCGTTACCCGCACCTGTGGCTGGCAGCAGTCTGCTTACTGTATCTGCTACCGCCAATATGGGCAGTATGGCATCAATTGTATGGCGTGCCCTATACCGGCTTACTGCAACGCAACCCGTTGTTGCGGCTACCGGAATTTCTCGCCGGGATACTGGCCTACGCTATATTTCGTCAATATCGGGACGGTAACGTACCAACACTGAGCCATGTACAACGTAAAGCATGGTGCGTTTTTATCGGTCTGAGCTTTATTGTGGCGACCTGGCTGTTTACGCATGGCAATCATTACTGGTATTTCCTGCTACATAACGGCTTGTTATTGCCTGCGCAGGTGGCGCTGGTGTGCCTGTGTGCTTACGCCCGCGAGCCGAACAGTGAAACGTTGAAAACCTGGGCAACGCGTTTAGGCGCAGCGTCACTGTCGATTTTTGCCCTGCATGTGCCTTTGTTTAATCTGTTCAGGACGCTGGAACAGTTGCTGCGCGGCAACCCGTTGCAATGCTTCACTAATTGGGCGGCCTGCATCGATGCGGCAGGAAAAGTGGAATTGTCTATGACCGGCTATGGCGTATTCCTGCTGACGACTATCGCACTGTGCGTGGTATTCCAGGAGCAGGTCGTGGTGCGCATGAAGCAGTCGCTGACCGAACGTTTCCTGGCCCGACGTTTTCAAACCTCCCACAGCACAGCCTGA
- the narL gene encoding two-component system response regulator NarL encodes MTNDAATVLLIDDHPMLRNGVKQLLSMAPDLCVVGEASEGERGVTLAEQLDPDLILLDLNMPGMNGLETLTRLRETSLSGRIVVFTVSNHEEDVISAFKSGADGYLLKDMEPEDLLVALHQAAAGKMVLSDTLTPVLAASLRETRSSDPRDIQQLTPREKDILKLIAQGLPNKVIARKLTITESTVKVHVKHLLKKMKLRSRVEAAVWVVQEKIF; translated from the coding sequence ATGACTAACGACGCCGCTACCGTACTGCTCATTGACGACCATCCGATGCTGCGCAACGGCGTTAAGCAGTTGCTGAGTATGGCGCCTGACCTGTGTGTTGTCGGTGAGGCCAGTGAAGGTGAACGGGGCGTGACCCTGGCAGAACAGCTCGACCCGGATCTGATTTTACTGGATTTGAACATGCCCGGAATGAACGGGCTGGAAACCCTGACCCGCCTGCGGGAAACCTCGTTATCCGGGCGTATCGTCGTGTTCACCGTTTCCAATCATGAAGAGGATGTGATCAGTGCGTTTAAAAGCGGTGCCGACGGCTATCTGCTCAAAGACATGGAGCCGGAAGACCTGCTGGTAGCACTCCATCAAGCCGCTGCGGGGAAAATGGTACTGAGTGACACCCTGACGCCGGTTCTGGCAGCCAGCCTGCGGGAAACACGCAGCAGTGACCCCAGAGACATCCAGCAGTTGACCCCACGCGAAAAAGATATTCTGAAACTGATAGCCCAGGGGCTGCCTAACAAGGTCATCGCCCGCAAACTGACGATTACCGAAAGCACGGTAAAAGTGCACGTCAAACATCTATTGAAAAAAATGAAGTTACGCTCACGGGTCGAAGCCGCCGTCTGGGTAGTTCAAGAGAAAATATTTTAA
- the narX gene encoding nitrate/nitrite two-component system sensor histidine kinase NarX, giving the protein MLRRFRLPLSLVNQVALLMLLLGMLGIAGMAVSSWMSQSIQGNAHAINTAGSLRMQSYRLLSMVPLDAHSERYLQELERDENDDDLRQAVVREKLGEQLNTLQHYWAEQLKPRLCQAERPADAAAAVADFVHHLDALVLAIDQKTEAHLRLVTLVQRMFIGIMLLLLLLTFFYLRHRLLTPWRKLVSMAQAIGQGEFHQRVTPRGQDEMSRLAQALNNMSDELSAMYRDLEQRVIEKTADLQQKNDTLAFLYRSSRRLHTNAPLCSRLLPVLDELSALMPLTHIQLQLYEDNHQAHVTPSNLTLIPNPDTCPDSDCKRCAHLSTAHTATEGKSVSWNLHDKLGHYGVVLARLPDNQHLTPDQHQLLNTLLEQLTSTLALERQSSHQQQLMLMEERTTIARELHDSIAQSLSCLKIQISCLQMQHTALTPEIQQQLDAMRDETNTAYRQLRELLTTFRLKLSESGLLAALRATVDEFSQRLGYPITLDYQLPLQAVSAHQGIHLLQIVREALSNTYKHAQATAVSITLCQQQGYIELRVRDNGIGISDDHHRANHYGLVIMRDRARSLHGDCTAQRLVSGGTEVCVRFQADYRQPHVLSGENHD; this is encoded by the coding sequence ATGTTAAGACGCTTTCGGCTTCCACTCTCGCTGGTCAATCAGGTAGCCCTGCTGATGTTGCTGCTGGGAATGCTGGGGATTGCAGGCATGGCGGTTTCCAGTTGGATGTCGCAAAGTATTCAGGGCAACGCACACGCCATTAATACCGCCGGTTCTCTGCGTATGCAAAGTTACCGACTGTTATCAATGGTGCCGCTCGACGCCCACAGCGAACGGTATTTGCAGGAACTGGAGCGCGATGAAAACGATGACGACCTGCGTCAGGCGGTGGTACGCGAAAAGCTAGGTGAACAACTCAACACGTTACAGCACTACTGGGCAGAGCAACTGAAACCGCGCTTGTGTCAGGCTGAGCGCCCGGCTGATGCCGCTGCTGCGGTAGCCGACTTTGTCCACCACCTGGATGCGCTGGTGTTGGCTATCGACCAGAAAACCGAAGCACACCTGCGTTTGGTTACGCTGGTGCAACGCATGTTTATCGGCATCATGCTGTTGTTGTTGCTGCTCACTTTTTTCTATCTGCGCCACCGGCTACTGACGCCCTGGCGTAAGCTGGTGTCGATGGCGCAGGCCATCGGCCAGGGTGAATTTCATCAACGGGTGACCCCACGCGGTCAGGATGAAATGAGCAGGCTGGCGCAGGCACTGAATAATATGTCCGATGAATTGTCGGCAATGTACCGCGACCTGGAACAGCGTGTAATCGAAAAAACTGCTGATTTACAACAAAAAAACGACACACTGGCGTTTCTTTATCGTTCCAGTCGCCGCTTGCATACCAATGCGCCGCTGTGTAGCCGCTTGCTGCCGGTGCTGGATGAACTCAGCGCACTGATGCCGCTGACCCATATTCAATTGCAACTCTATGAAGATAACCATCAGGCGCATGTCACACCTTCGAACCTGACGCTGATTCCAAACCCCGACACCTGCCCCGACAGTGACTGCAAGCGCTGTGCTCACCTTTCCACCGCGCATACGGCAACCGAAGGCAAGTCGGTAAGCTGGAATCTGCATGACAAACTCGGCCACTATGGCGTGGTACTGGCACGACTGCCCGATAACCAGCATCTGACGCCAGACCAGCACCAGTTGCTCAATACCTTGCTGGAACAACTCACCAGCACGCTAGCGCTGGAGCGGCAATCCAGCCATCAGCAACAACTGATGCTGATGGAGGAGCGCACCACCATTGCCCGCGAACTGCACGACTCCATTGCGCAATCCCTCTCCTGTCTGAAGATTCAGATCAGTTGCCTGCAAATGCAGCACACTGCACTCACACCGGAGATACAACAGCAACTGGACGCCATGCGCGATGAAACCAATACCGCCTATCGGCAGTTGCGTGAATTATTGACCACGTTCCGGCTTAAACTGTCAGAGTCCGGTCTGTTAGCCGCATTGCGGGCGACGGTGGACGAATTCAGCCAACGCCTTGGCTACCCCATTACTCTGGATTATCAGCTACCACTACAAGCGGTATCCGCTCATCAGGGCATCCATCTGCTGCAGATCGTGCGTGAGGCGTTGAGCAATACTTATAAACATGCGCAAGCCACCGCAGTCAGCATCACCCTGTGCCAGCAGCAGGGGTATATTGAGCTGCGTGTGCGTGATAACGGCATCGGTATCAGTGATGATCACCATCGCGCTAATCACTACGGTCTTGTCATCATGCGTGATCGTGCCCGAAGCCTTCACGGCGACTGTACTGCCCAACGCCTGGTTTCCGGCGGCACAGAAGTGTGTGTCCGCTTTCAGGCAGACTATCGCCAGCCTCACGTTTTATCAGGAGAAAACCATGACTAA